The Exiguobacterium acetylicum genome includes a window with the following:
- a CDS encoding GNAT family N-acetyltransferase: protein MNYVFAPLTQRQAEQIAYEWQYDGPFAFYDMPNDEEDLAEFLNPEERTEHYFAVLNGEELIGYYVFEPNSEVVDVGLGMRPDLTGQGNGAAFLEAGLAFIMDRYAPKQIELAVATFNERAIRLYTKSGFLPVERFQQATNGGSYEFLKMRLQPVHSTEPFPNSISR, encoded by the coding sequence ATGAACTATGTCTTTGCACCGCTAACGCAGCGGCAGGCGGAGCAGATTGCCTACGAGTGGCAGTATGATGGACCGTTTGCATTTTATGATATGCCGAATGACGAGGAAGATTTAGCCGAGTTTCTCAATCCAGAGGAACGGACCGAGCATTACTTCGCTGTGTTGAATGGGGAAGAATTGATTGGCTACTATGTATTCGAACCAAACTCAGAAGTCGTTGACGTCGGACTTGGCATGCGACCGGACTTAACGGGGCAAGGAAATGGAGCGGCATTTTTAGAAGCCGGTCTTGCGTTCATCATGGATCGGTATGCACCAAAACAAATCGAATTAGCCGTCGCGACATTCAACGAGCGGGCGATTCGCTTGTATACGAAAAGTGGCTTCCTTCCAGTCGAACGCTTCCAACAGGCGACGAATGGTGGAAGTTATGAATTTTTGAAGATGCGTTTACAACCCGTCCACTCGACGGAACCTTTTCCAAACTCTATAAGTAGATAA
- a CDS encoding glutathione peroxidase has product MQTVYDATVQNAAGETVSLGDYAGRVLVIVNKASKCGLVKQLGELQALYDKYDEQGVTVLGFPCDQFNQQEFASQEETMQFCQLNYGVTFPMFQKIDVNGPNEHPLYTFLKRERSGLLSSKIKWNYTKFLIDRQGRVVQRFSPVDSVQSVEKTLSLYL; this is encoded by the coding sequence ATGCAAACCGTATATGATGCAACCGTACAAAACGCAGCAGGAGAGACTGTTTCATTAGGTGACTATGCGGGGCGTGTCCTCGTGATCGTCAACAAGGCAAGCAAATGTGGGCTCGTCAAACAACTTGGCGAACTGCAGGCATTGTACGATAAATATGACGAGCAAGGAGTCACGGTGCTTGGCTTTCCGTGCGATCAATTCAATCAGCAGGAGTTCGCGAGTCAGGAAGAGACGATGCAGTTCTGTCAGCTGAACTATGGCGTGACGTTTCCGATGTTTCAGAAAATCGATGTCAATGGACCAAATGAACATCCGCTTTATACATTCCTAAAACGCGAACGCTCCGGTCTGCTGTCGTCGAAGATTAAATGGAACTATACGAAGTTTTTAATCGATCGCCAAGGACGTGTCGTACAGCGGTTCAGTCCGGTCGATTCCGTCCAGTCGGTTGAAAAAACCTTATCTTTGTATCTATAA
- a CDS encoding EamA family transporter translates to MSKSSSMLLILLAAIFWGTTGTSQAFAPDDAHPIAIGAVRLAVGGLFLLCLVFLKGKLTLRDWPLRTILLAAVSMAAYQPLFFSAVLMTGVAVGTVVAIGSAPIFSGCIEWLFLKKRPALLWWASTGLSITGCLLLLNNQGTVAIDPIGIVLALGAGLSFAGYTFVSRDLVKTHAPLSVVAVIFTTSSLLLSPPLFLFDLSWLATSRGAGISLHLGVVATGLAYWLFAKGLSNVPSSTAVTLSLGEPLTAALLGVFVLGEQLSGTAWFGISLLLLGIALLIGSSRLAARQTVLTEERQTRTGG, encoded by the coding sequence ATGTCTAAATCATCATCGATGTTGCTCATATTACTCGCTGCAATCTTTTGGGGCACGACGGGTACCTCGCAAGCCTTTGCTCCGGACGATGCACATCCGATTGCGATTGGTGCCGTTCGTCTTGCTGTCGGCGGACTGTTCTTGCTCTGTCTCGTCTTCTTAAAGGGAAAACTGACATTGCGCGACTGGCCGCTGCGGACGATTTTACTCGCTGCCGTCAGCATGGCAGCTTACCAGCCCCTGTTCTTCTCCGCTGTTTTGATGACGGGTGTCGCTGTCGGTACTGTCGTTGCGATTGGGAGCGCACCAATCTTCTCTGGATGCATCGAGTGGCTGTTCTTAAAGAAACGTCCCGCGTTGCTGTGGTGGGCTTCAACCGGATTATCGATCACCGGTTGTCTGTTGCTCCTGAACAATCAAGGGACGGTCGCGATCGATCCAATCGGCATCGTTCTCGCACTTGGTGCCGGACTATCGTTTGCCGGGTACACGTTCGTCAGTCGTGACCTCGTCAAGACCCACGCGCCGCTATCGGTCGTTGCCGTCATCTTTACGACAAGCTCCCTGCTACTATCTCCCCCACTATTCTTATTCGATCTCTCGTGGTTGGCCACGTCACGAGGGGCTGGGATCAGCCTCCATCTCGGCGTCGTTGCGACCGGGCTTGCTTACTGGTTATTCGCAAAAGGACTATCGAACGTACCGTCGTCGACTGCCGTCACACTCTCGCTCGGTGAACCATTGACGGCCGCCTTGCTTGGTGTGTTCGTCCTCGGCGAGCAGTTAAGTGGAACGGCTTGGTTCGGAATTTCGTTATTGTTACTCGGAATCGCTCTATTGATTGGCTCGTCCCGCCTAGCAGCACGCCAAACCGTTTTGACAGAAGAACGACAAACTCGAACAGGAGGTTAA
- a CDS encoding SMI1/KNR4 family protein: MKEMNQIEAVLDVLSQKINHGSTFIQRRYDTGVAQFNLNDPVTEQAIQSFEKQFKLTLPSEYKSFLRLHDGAELFMIQGLGIELYPLEKVIEMTIQAKEDDLIHEDYDHFLMIGEMNEGYVLIQTEDAKTDETPYMHWMFHELSTEETDPIGQNFGTFLEYAIIAQGDMFWEFKDFSIATNDYYVEDYNSEEEVSKPQSIRFVDSVRVEIEYPTAKRDAYFSVKIFEGKQDKESLGASYDSDSRFEKVVQSVREYLMAERFQYSSIMVFQTEHRFWQNDDETGDSLIRNHNPQRQGMRFDGYRAFVEGPPRPLPGWE, translated from the coding sequence ATGAAAGAAATGAACCAAATCGAAGCGGTACTTGACGTCTTATCACAAAAAATCAATCACGGGTCGACCTTCATTCAGCGGCGATACGATACAGGAGTCGCTCAATTCAATTTAAATGATCCGGTGACGGAACAGGCGATTCAGTCATTTGAAAAACAGTTCAAGCTAACGTTACCAAGTGAATATAAGTCATTCCTTCGTTTACATGACGGAGCGGAGTTGTTCATGATTCAAGGTCTTGGTATCGAACTCTATCCACTTGAAAAAGTCATTGAAATGACAATCCAGGCTAAAGAGGACGACCTGATTCATGAAGACTATGATCACTTCTTGATGATTGGCGAAATGAACGAAGGATATGTCTTGATTCAGACGGAAGATGCGAAGACGGATGAGACACCTTATATGCACTGGATGTTTCATGAGTTGTCGACAGAGGAGACTGACCCAATCGGACAGAACTTTGGCACGTTCCTTGAATATGCGATCATTGCACAAGGGGATATGTTCTGGGAATTCAAGGACTTCTCGATTGCAACGAATGATTATTATGTAGAGGACTACAATTCCGAAGAAGAAGTGAGCAAACCACAATCGATTCGCTTCGTCGACTCGGTTCGCGTTGAAATCGAGTATCCGACTGCGAAGCGGGATGCATATTTCTCAGTTAAGATTTTCGAAGGGAAACAAGATAAAGAAAGTCTCGGCGCTAGCTACGACTCGGATTCGCGCTTTGAGAAAGTGGTCCAATCGGTACGGGAATATCTAATGGCGGAGCGTTTCCAGTATTCTTCGATCATGGTCTTTCAAACAGAACACCGATTTTGGCAGAACGATGACGAGACAGGTGATTCCTTGATTCGCAACCACAATCCACAACGGCAAGGAATGCGCTTCGATGGATATCGTGCCTTCGTCGAGGGGCCACCTCGTCCACTTCCAGGGTGGGAATGA
- a CDS encoding BsuPI-related putative proteinase inhibitor, whose product MKKWLLIPMILCLSGCMIQPQSGSETNETSFKGNTKEGLVFEYKLTNTGDHAFDVIAHSGHLLNVVVRDSKSRTVVFDSRKQKSKTSQQKKRVKASETVILKQTIQGGTIESGTYDIEYLVEEKEKYSEGSSSVEDMEEKLK is encoded by the coding sequence ATGAAAAAATGGTTGTTGATTCCCATGATTCTTTGTTTAAGCGGTTGTATGATCCAACCGCAAAGTGGGAGTGAGACGAATGAGACGTCTTTCAAAGGGAATACGAAAGAGGGACTCGTCTTTGAATACAAATTGACGAATACAGGTGACCATGCATTCGATGTCATTGCACATTCTGGTCATTTGTTGAATGTCGTCGTTCGTGATAGCAAGTCGAGGACTGTCGTTTTCGATTCAAGAAAACAGAAGAGTAAAACAAGCCAACAAAAGAAACGTGTCAAAGCATCAGAAACCGTCATTCTCAAACAAACGATACAAGGCGGTACGATCGAGTCAGGTACATATGATATCGAATATCTCGTTGAGGAGAAAGAAAAGTATAGCGAAGGTTCTAGTTCAGTGGAGGACATGGAAGAGAAATTAAAATGA
- the murQ gene encoding N-acetylmuramic acid 6-phosphate etherase: MLDQLATERRNEQTMQLDEMTVEDVLRVMNAEDQTVATVIQTQIPVIAEVVKHVISSFKNGGRLIYIGAGTSGRLGILDAAECVPTFGVSPDMVVGLIAGGERALIKAVEGAEDSRTLAVDDLKALQLEARDTVIGIAASGRTPYVIGGLDYAKEVGAVTVAISCNTNAVISGHARYAIEVETGPEVLTGSTRLKAGTAQKLVLNMVSTAAMIGVGKVYQNLMVDVQSTNEKLEIRAKRMICEATGVDAVTAERVFHEAHGHVKTAIVMILANVSYTEAVERLQQANGFVRDAL, from the coding sequence ATGTTAGATCAATTAGCAACGGAACGTCGAAATGAACAGACGATGCAACTCGATGAGATGACAGTCGAGGATGTCTTACGGGTGATGAACGCTGAGGATCAAACGGTCGCGACGGTCATTCAGACGCAGATTCCGGTCATCGCGGAAGTCGTCAAACACGTCATTTCGTCATTCAAAAACGGAGGACGCTTGATTTACATCGGTGCTGGTACGAGCGGGCGGCTCGGGATTCTTGATGCGGCAGAATGTGTGCCGACGTTCGGGGTCTCACCAGACATGGTCGTCGGTTTGATTGCTGGCGGCGAACGCGCGTTAATCAAGGCGGTCGAGGGAGCAGAGGATAGTCGGACGCTTGCCGTCGACGATTTGAAAGCGCTCCAGCTAGAAGCACGTGATACGGTCATCGGGATCGCAGCAAGCGGTCGGACACCGTATGTCATCGGTGGTCTTGATTACGCGAAGGAAGTCGGAGCGGTGACGGTAGCGATTTCTTGTAATACGAATGCGGTTATCAGTGGGCACGCGCGTTATGCAATCGAAGTCGAAACAGGTCCGGAAGTCTTGACGGGGTCAACAAGACTAAAGGCTGGAACGGCACAAAAGCTCGTCTTGAACATGGTTTCGACAGCGGCGATGATCGGTGTCGGTAAGGTCTATCAAAATTTGATGGTTGACGTCCAGTCAACGAACGAAAAGCTTGAGATCCGGGCGAAGCGGATGATTTGTGAGGCGACGGGAGTCGATGCCGTAACGGCGGAGCGTGTCTTCCATGAAGCGCACGGGCACGTCAAGACGGCGATCGTCATGATTCTCGCGAATGTTTCGTATACGGAAGCCGTCGAACGATTACAGCAAGCGAACGGATTCGTCCGAGACGCACTCTAA
- a CDS encoding PTS transporter subunit EIIC, producing MKKEEVLAHAILEHVGGKDNLRQLAHCMTRVRLSLKDPMQADFDALKRIDGVMGVIDDETLQIVVGPGTVNRVADHLSRETGLAIGEESVDPNLTPEERAAVERQKVKAKQQSPFKRFLRRIGNIFIPLIPGLVASGIINGGANFAKNAGVDATQTWMQILLLIGGTVFAYLAILVGWNTAKEFGGTPVLGAIAGGILFNPVLADITIYGEPLVPGRGGLFGVIFAAWLMTYLEKHIRRFMFASIDIIFTPLLTVLIVGFASLYAIMPVAGLLSDGIMKAINAVLEVGGPLAGAVLAGFFLPLVMVGLHHGLTPIHLEFLNTIGNTPLLPILAMAGAGQVGAAMAIFVKTRNPRLRNIIKGAIPVGFLGIGEPLLYGVTLPLGRPFVTACLGAAVGGAFQATMKTTALGVGVSGLSLTPLIDNGMYLTYIGGLVISYAAGFLFTYWFGFKEEMADGI from the coding sequence ATGAAGAAGGAAGAAGTGCTGGCACACGCGATTCTTGAGCACGTCGGTGGAAAAGATAATCTCCGGCAGCTTGCGCACTGTATGACGCGGGTTCGTTTATCGTTAAAGGATCCGATGCAAGCAGATTTCGATGCGTTAAAGCGGATTGATGGGGTCATGGGGGTCATCGATGACGAGACATTACAAATCGTCGTCGGTCCGGGAACGGTCAATCGGGTAGCCGACCACTTAAGTCGCGAGACGGGACTCGCAATCGGGGAAGAGTCCGTTGATCCGAATTTGACGCCAGAAGAACGAGCTGCCGTCGAACGGCAAAAAGTAAAAGCAAAACAACAGTCTCCGTTCAAACGCTTCTTGCGCCGAATCGGGAACATCTTCATTCCGCTCATTCCGGGTCTTGTTGCTTCCGGTATCATCAACGGTGGTGCGAACTTCGCAAAAAATGCGGGTGTCGATGCAACACAGACATGGATGCAGATTTTACTCTTGATCGGTGGGACGGTCTTTGCATATCTCGCCATCCTTGTCGGTTGGAATACGGCGAAGGAGTTCGGCGGAACACCGGTGCTCGGGGCGATTGCCGGTGGGATTCTATTCAACCCCGTGCTTGCGGACATCACGATTTACGGGGAACCGCTCGTTCCAGGCAGGGGCGGCTTGTTTGGTGTCATCTTCGCTGCGTGGTTGATGACGTATCTTGAGAAACACATCCGTCGCTTCATGTTCGCATCGATCGATATCATCTTTACGCCACTGTTGACGGTGCTGATTGTCGGATTCGCCTCGCTCTATGCGATCATGCCGGTTGCTGGACTGTTGTCAGACGGCATCATGAAAGCAATCAATGCCGTGCTTGAGGTCGGTGGACCACTCGCTGGAGCCGTTCTGGCTGGCTTCTTCCTACCCCTCGTCATGGTCGGTCTCCACCATGGATTGACACCAATCCATCTCGAGTTCTTGAACACGATTGGCAACACACCACTCTTACCGATTCTTGCGATGGCAGGAGCGGGTCAAGTCGGGGCGGCAATGGCGATTTTCGTCAAGACGCGCAATCCGCGCCTGCGTAACATCATCAAAGGTGCGATTCCGGTCGGATTCCTCGGAATCGGTGAACCGTTGTTATACGGGGTCACATTGCCGCTCGGTCGTCCGTTCGTAACGGCATGTCTCGGCGCAGCAGTCGGTGGTGCCTTCCAAGCAACAATGAAGACGACGGCGCTTGGAGTCGGCGTATCCGGGTTATCATTGACACCGTTGATCGATAACGGAATGTACTTGACGTACATCGGCGGTCTCGTCATCTCGTACGCGGCAGGATTCCTGTTCACGTACTGGTTCGGTTTCAAAGAAGAGATGGCAGACGGTATTTAA
- a CDS encoding DUF871 domain-containing protein, with protein MKGLSIYLSEPMTDETKEWLQRMRAVGFSSLFTSLHIPEDDSSLYVERLQALGRVAKTLGYELVADIAPASLATLGKTWETAATLTEWGVTGLRLDYGISPQQIATLSNQMMVALNASTLTENELTEMKVHGLQIERTEAWHNFYPRPETGLDRTWFDEKNAWLHAQGLRVQAFIPGDGTLRGPLFETLPTLEDHRKAAPFASYMDLQPTVDRILVGDPRLTEATIRQFEAEQDGIIVLRALANGQQARRDTETNRFDPARDVIRSVESRISPSKMDLTLHNTSARPLGTITIDNERYGRYAGEVQITKCDLSADERINVLGRVIAEDRPLITQIGPGQKFRIDWVTP; from the coding sequence ATGAAAGGATTATCAATCTATTTAAGTGAACCGATGACGGATGAGACGAAGGAGTGGTTGCAGCGGATGCGTGCTGTCGGCTTTTCGTCGCTCTTTACATCACTACATATTCCGGAGGATGATTCCTCGCTATACGTCGAACGGTTGCAAGCGCTCGGTCGCGTAGCAAAGACACTCGGGTATGAGCTTGTCGCGGACATCGCACCGGCTTCACTTGCGACACTCGGAAAGACATGGGAGACGGCAGCGACGTTAACGGAGTGGGGTGTCACCGGACTGCGCCTTGATTACGGCATCAGCCCGCAGCAAATCGCGACGTTATCGAACCAGATGATGGTCGCACTGAATGCCAGCACGTTAACAGAAAACGAATTAACTGAGATGAAGGTACACGGGCTTCAAATTGAACGCACGGAAGCGTGGCATAATTTTTATCCACGACCAGAAACCGGGCTCGATCGGACATGGTTTGACGAAAAAAATGCCTGGTTGCACGCACAAGGATTACGCGTCCAAGCATTCATACCGGGCGACGGAACACTTCGCGGACCGTTATTCGAGACGTTACCGACACTTGAAGACCACAGAAAAGCGGCACCGTTCGCAAGTTATATGGACTTACAGCCGACCGTCGACCGAATTCTTGTTGGGGATCCACGGTTGACGGAAGCAACGATTCGGCAATTCGAAGCAGAGCAAGACGGTATCATCGTACTGCGAGCACTCGCGAACGGACAACAGGCGCGACGAGACACGGAAACGAATCGGTTTGATCCAGCGCGGGATGTCATTCGGTCCGTCGAATCGCGGATTAGTCCGTCGAAAATGGACCTGACACTACACAATACGTCTGCTCGTCCGCTTGGAACGATCACAATTGATAATGAACGCTACGGGCGATACGCCGGTGAGGTGCAAATCACGAAGTGTGATCTTTCGGCAGATGAACGGATTAATGTCCTTGGACGAGTGATTGCAGAAGATCGTCCATTGATTACACAGATTGGTCCAGGACAGAAGTTCCGGATTGACTGGGTGACGCCATGA
- a CDS encoding general stress protein: MRQIVAERFAYLYRGELFTVITILPLSWFGNRLFPQLQLFELSAFWMSLFLFELLLIQGASYWYSKWRRLKKEGTSITPISVVQRLKSCRVINLGLIILTACTFGIDLIRFQSEIPVSGLLIALLLYVCAILEYINYFHIQLMYDNRSDVQYLIQNRRLKRSALSKDMQRLR, encoded by the coding sequence ATGAGGCAGATTGTTGCTGAACGCTTCGCCTATCTATACCGAGGAGAGCTGTTCACAGTCATCACGATTTTACCGCTTAGTTGGTTCGGAAATCGTCTTTTTCCACAGCTTCAGCTATTTGAATTAAGCGCATTTTGGATGTCGTTGTTCCTATTCGAACTGTTGCTGATTCAAGGAGCATCGTATTGGTATAGCAAGTGGAGACGTCTAAAAAAAGAAGGAACGTCAATCACCCCGATATCCGTCGTTCAACGGTTAAAGAGCTGTCGCGTCATCAATCTCGGTTTGATTATATTGACGGCATGTACGTTCGGAATCGATCTTATACGTTTCCAATCAGAGATTCCTGTGTCCGGTTTACTGATTGCCTTGTTATTATATGTATGTGCGATTCTTGAATATATCAATTATTTCCATATCCAACTTATGTACGATAACCGGTCGGATGTGCAATACTTAATACAGAATAGACGGTTGAAACGATCGGCATTAAGTAAAGATATGCAACGACTGCGTTAG
- a CDS encoding N-acetylmuramoyl-L-alanine amidase — protein sequence MLSLLIGSASPIEGQAKSTSKKETICIDPGHQKKQNLGKEPVAPKSKVMKVKVSAGTSGVKTKIPEYKLNLQVGLKLKAALVKKGYQVHMTRTTHDVNISNAERAKYCNAKKAALTVRIHADGSTDRKVEGISVLYPDDQVTKAINKTSKKQATIMLKHLIESTKAKKSYGTGLVPRTDLTGFNWSKTPVVLIEMGFMSNPTEDQKLASASYQKKLVNGMVKGIDASLK from the coding sequence ATGTTAAGTCTACTGATCGGAAGCGCGTCACCGATTGAGGGTCAGGCCAAATCGACGTCAAAGAAAGAAACGATTTGTATTGATCCTGGGCATCAAAAAAAGCAAAACTTAGGGAAAGAGCCAGTTGCGCCAAAGTCGAAAGTCATGAAAGTAAAAGTAAGTGCTGGAACAAGTGGCGTAAAGACGAAAATTCCGGAATATAAACTGAATTTACAAGTCGGATTAAAACTAAAAGCTGCATTAGTGAAAAAGGGATACCAGGTACATATGACGCGCACGACACATGACGTCAACATTAGCAATGCAGAGCGTGCAAAATATTGTAATGCGAAGAAAGCTGCCTTAACCGTTCGAATTCATGCAGATGGAAGCACGGATCGAAAGGTTGAAGGAATCTCTGTCTTATATCCCGATGATCAAGTGACGAAGGCCATCAATAAGACGAGTAAAAAACAAGCAACCATCATGTTAAAGCACTTGATCGAATCGACGAAAGCGAAAAAGAGTTACGGGACAGGTCTTGTTCCAAGAACAGATTTAACAGGTTTCAATTGGTCGAAGACTCCTGTTGTGTTGATTGAGATGGGTTTCATGTCAAATCCAACTGAAGATCAAAAATTAGCATCTGCTAGTTATCAAAAAAAGCTAGTGAACGGAATGGTAAAAGGAATTGATGCATCATTAAAATAA
- a CDS encoding DUF1349 domain-containing protein encodes MKNMSWLNPPTRIKEESPLRFMTDPDTDFWRNTHYQFNRLTGHALLQDAPSGEFKCRIEVKLKPNATYDQAGILLYVNDDHWVKVSAEFIPDGPSHLGAVVTSFGYSDWSCRDVENTLFDAPLVFELHYLNQDVTLYHVTGEQKEQLRIAHLHDVTDLKIGPYACSPDVEAAGCEVEVLNFSLEQITE; translated from the coding sequence ATGAAAAACATGAGCTGGCTAAATCCGCCAACACGAATTAAAGAGGAATCGCCATTACGCTTCATGACGGATCCAGACACAGATTTTTGGCGCAATACGCATTATCAGTTCAACCGACTGACGGGACATGCGTTGCTGCAGGACGCTCCAAGTGGAGAATTCAAATGCCGGATTGAAGTGAAATTAAAACCGAACGCTACATATGATCAAGCGGGAATTTTACTCTATGTAAACGACGACCACTGGGTGAAAGTGTCGGCTGAATTCATTCCGGATGGTCCATCACATCTCGGTGCCGTCGTAACGAGCTTCGGTTATTCGGACTGGTCGTGTCGGGACGTCGAGAATACGCTGTTTGATGCGCCGCTTGTCTTTGAACTCCATTATCTCAATCAAGATGTCACGTTGTATCACGTGACTGGAGAGCAAAAAGAGCAGCTTCGCATCGCACACTTGCATGATGTGACGGATTTGAAGATTGGACCGTACGCCTGTAGTCCGGATGTAGAAGCAGCAGGCTGTGAAGTAGAAGTATTGAACTTCTCGTTAGAACAGATTACAGAATAA
- a CDS encoding SMI1/KNR4 family protein gives MVNINAKFNRCLKLIEKYPQAFVVGKGATENEMLEVENRLQVTLPPMYREFLKKFSYLATYDNEIWGINPSNHQLDIVFRLEKYNEELRSKSQSEVPSYLIGIQMEDFSSSLVCLDLHALTFNDQEAKVCFYPSDEEAHYTDSFTELLFEVCDSAVSTYLDDSANDAPPTIEKVSESKTGRKDLYSEAKALIHAHPELSEFGEGLSDAEIEVIEKELKVTLPKSYVTFLKEFGGGVFGDNQFFTMFNDELVKTNLELYLPTEYEHALSEHLVAFYFDDLEEFYACLDFKNVRNGEPKVVYREVNVPEEDYDDHDAFKSFSDFFYYIIQDTIDVNS, from the coding sequence ATGGTGAATATTAACGCCAAGTTCAATCGGTGCTTAAAACTGATCGAGAAATATCCGCAAGCTTTCGTAGTAGGGAAAGGGGCAACTGAAAATGAGATGCTTGAAGTCGAAAATCGTCTTCAGGTCACACTTCCTCCGATGTACAGAGAATTTCTAAAAAAATTCAGTTACCTGGCGACGTATGATAATGAGATCTGGGGAATCAATCCATCTAATCACCAGTTAGATATTGTGTTTAGACTTGAAAAATATAACGAGGAGCTACGTAGCAAATCTCAAAGTGAAGTTCCTTCATATCTAATCGGAATACAGATGGAGGACTTTAGTTCGTCGCTCGTTTGTTTAGACTTACATGCTTTGACCTTCAATGATCAAGAGGCAAAAGTGTGTTTTTATCCGAGTGATGAGGAAGCGCATTATACGGATTCTTTCACAGAATTATTATTTGAAGTATGTGATAGCGCTGTTTCAACGTATTTGGATGATAGTGCGAACGATGCACCCCCTACTATTGAAAAAGTGAGTGAAAGCAAAACGGGGCGGAAGGATCTTTATTCAGAAGCAAAAGCGTTGATCCATGCACATCCGGAGTTGTCTGAGTTTGGAGAAGGTTTATCTGATGCTGAAATCGAGGTAATTGAAAAAGAATTGAAGGTAACCTTACCTAAAAGTTACGTGACTTTCTTGAAAGAATTTGGAGGCGGTGTATTTGGAGACAACCAGTTTTTTACGATGTTCAATGATGAATTAGTAAAAACGAATCTCGAATTATATCTTCCAACAGAGTATGAGCATGCTCTTTCAGAACATCTTGTAGCTTTTTATTTTGACGACCTTGAGGAATTTTATGCGTGTCTCGATTTCAAAAATGTCAGGAACGGTGAGCCTAAAGTAGTGTATAGAGAAGTGAACGTACCGGAAGAAGACTACGATGATCATGATGCTTTCAAATCGTTCTCAGATTTTTTCTATTACATTATTCAAGATACGATTGACGTCAATAGCTAA
- a CDS encoding type 1 glutamine amidotransferase family protein, with protein MLIKTVYLYVFDSISDWEYGYIMPELHSRRYFKADAPQLNVVTVGPTLQPIATMGGLRILPDIVVSQLELTSTDALILPGGQSWQEPLHTALLNKVGVALSNGTLIAAICGATEGLAKSGFLDQRPHTSNDLSYLQSVCSNYAGTPFYQHTPVVRDDSLITASGMAALEFAYETIRALDVFTPETLDAWYGLHKTNEPKYFFQLMAATSINQ; from the coding sequence ATCTTGATTAAAACTGTCTATTTATATGTATTCGATTCAATTTCAGATTGGGAATATGGGTACATAATGCCCGAGTTACATTCACGGAGATATTTCAAAGCAGATGCTCCACAATTAAATGTCGTTACGGTAGGACCAACGCTACAACCCATTGCGACAATGGGAGGACTGCGAATTTTACCGGATATCGTGGTTTCTCAATTAGAGCTTACTTCAACGGATGCTTTGATTCTTCCAGGTGGACAGTCGTGGCAAGAACCTCTTCATACCGCCTTACTGAATAAAGTAGGAGTCGCCCTAAGTAACGGAACACTCATTGCTGCGATTTGTGGAGCGACAGAAGGATTAGCAAAGAGTGGCTTCTTAGATCAGCGTCCACATACAAGTAACGATTTATCTTACTTACAATCCGTTTGCTCGAATTATGCGGGTACACCTTTTTATCAGCATACTCCAGTCGTCCGTGACGATTCATTAATCACAGCATCAGGAATGGCAGCATTAGAGTTTGCTTATGAAACGATTCGAGCACTCGATGTGTTTACACCTGAAACGTTAGACGCATGGTATGGTCTTCATAAGACGAACGAACCGAAATATTTCTTCCAACTCATGGCTGCAACGTCTATTAATCAGTGA